A single window of Aspergillus oryzae RIB40 DNA, chromosome 8 DNA harbors:
- a CDS encoding unc-93 family MFS transporter (uncharacterized conserved protein) — protein MGNSTVGDDNPAEKEFAAATSDPEAGQDSVTGKPWMYKPWKIGPLTLPWFAHPMTQLVLVSFVCFLCPGMFNAVSGLGGGGQVDATDVNKANTALYSTFAVVGFFAGSIANRIGLRLTLSLGGFGYFLYVASLLSYNHNSNAGFLVFSGALLGVCAGLLWCAQGAVMMSYPREHEKGKYICIFWVIFNLGGVIGSLVPLGQNLHSTAGRVNDGTYIAFMVLMAVGFVLAWGLSDSKYIMRSDRSRVIVMKNPSWKSEFKGLLDTLRSDYYIVLMFPLFLSSNWFYGYHFNSVNGAYFNVRTRSLNSCLYWLMQMVGAFVFGFTLDMKFFSRSMRAKINFVLLFLLTLGVWGGGYAFQRQYTRADAPLDTDWSDSGYVGPMFLYMFYGFYDAAFQTCAYWFMGSLTNNARKLANFAGFYKGIQSAGAAGMWALDLDKAPFMTELASCWGLLLGSLLVASPIIFFKIKDHVDIEEDLKFSDETAHDVMGNIPMEEQTSGKKEEKRESVA, from the exons ATGGGTAACTCAACAGTTGGCGATGATAATCCTGCGGAGAAGGAGTTTGCTGCCGCCACTTCGGATCCCGAGGCTGGTCAGGATTCCGTCACAGGGAAGCCATGGATGTACAAGCCCTGGAAGATTGGCCCTTTAACACTGCCCTGGTTTGCACACCCGATGACCCAGCTCGTTCTGGTCTcctttgtttgtttcctttgccctGGCATGTTCAATGCTGTGAGTGGTCTTGGGGGTGGTGGCCAAGTCGATGCAACCGATGTTAACAAGGCCAACACCGCGCTATACAGTACGTTTGCCGTGGTAGGCTTCTTCGCTGGTTCCATTGCCAATCGTATTGGCCTCCGCCTGACTCTCTCGCTTGGCGGGTTTGGATACTTCCTCTATGTAGCATCGCTTCTCTCATATAACCATAACTCCAATGCCGGCTTCCTGGTTTTTTCTGGCGCGCTGCTCGGTGTCTGTGCTGGGTTGTTGTGGTGTGCTCAGGGAGCCGTCATGATGAGCTACCCGCGTGAACACGAAAAGGGCAAATACATCTGCATCTTTTGGGTGATCTTTAACCTCGGTGGCGTGATTGGCAGCCTA GTACCTCTGGGCCAGAATCTGCATTCTACCGCTGGTCGGGTCAATGATGGCACATACATTGCTTTCATGGTCCTTATGGCAGTCGGTTTCGTTCTCGCATGGGGTTTATCGGATTCAAAGTACATTATGCGCTCGGACCGTTCACGTGTCATTGTCATGAAGAATCCCTCTTGGAAATCAGAATTCAAAGGTCTTCTTGACACCCTGCGCAGTGACTACTACATTGTCCTAATGTTCCCTCTGTTTTTGTCGAGCAATTGGTTCTACGGTTACCATTTCAATAGCGTCAATGGTGCCTATTTCAATGTTCGGACTAGGTCTCTCAACAGCTGCCTCTATTGGCTCATGCAAATGGTCGGCGccttcgtcttcggcttTACTTTGGACATGAAGTTCTTTTCTCGGTCAATGCGCGCAAAGATCAACTTCGTCctacttttccttctcacaTTGGGCGTGTGGGGTGGTGGTTATGCCTTCCAGAGGCAGTATACTCGTGCCGACGCCCCGCTTGATACGGACTGGTCGGATAGTGGCTATGTTGGTCCTATGTTCCTTTATATGTTCTATGGCTTCTACGATGCTGCCTTCCAAACCTGCGCTTATTG GTTTATGGGATCACTAACCAACAACGCCCGCAAGCTGGCAAACTTCGCTGGTTTCTATAAGGGAATTCAGTCCGCTGGCGCAGCGGGAATGTGGGC CCTGGACCTTGATAAGGCACCGTTCATGACCGAGCTTGCCTCTTGTTGGGGTCTTCTCCTCGGAAGTCTTCTGGTTGCATCCCCAATCATCTTTTTCAAGATTAAGGATCATGtagatatcgaagaagatCTCAAATTCTCCGACGAAACAGCTCATGACGTCATGGGTAACATCCCTATGGAAGAACAGACATCtggaaaaaaggaggagaaacGGGAGTCTGTCGCTTAA